One Hydrogenophaga crassostreae genomic region harbors:
- a CDS encoding SPFH and helix-turn-helix domain-containing protein, with amino-acid sequence MAIMDFLNRQFIDVIEWVDDSRDTLSFRFPDDDKEIKNEAQLIVREGQVAQFVYVGQYADTLGPGKHTLKTDNIPILSDILGWKYKFQSPFKADVYYVTTRVFTGNKWGTSNPVMMRDADFGVVRMRAFGTYDFKIVNPVLFLKEIAGTDHHFRMDEFNDVMRSRIVSVFSEALATAKVPALDVATRYGELGSALLEPLNLVMREKYGLELTAFVLENVSVPPELEQAIDKRGAMTAIGNLNDYVKYNMGNALAEGKAGAAGIGAEMAAGLSMGQAMLQGGAGAQPQAQPGFVPGAAPAAAAAPLTVLTPEQVAKTLGVTPADVMQELEAGTLKGRKIGSQWRIPQAALDEFLNG; translated from the coding sequence ATGGCCATCATGGATTTTCTGAATCGCCAGTTCATCGACGTCATCGAGTGGGTCGACGACTCGCGCGACACGCTTTCGTTCCGATTTCCGGACGATGACAAAGAGATCAAGAACGAGGCCCAGCTCATTGTTCGTGAGGGGCAAGTGGCGCAGTTTGTCTATGTTGGCCAATATGCGGACACGCTGGGCCCGGGAAAGCACACGCTCAAAACCGACAACATTCCCATCCTGAGCGACATCCTGGGGTGGAAGTACAAGTTCCAGTCGCCCTTCAAAGCGGATGTCTATTACGTCACCACCCGTGTGTTCACCGGCAACAAATGGGGCACATCCAACCCGGTGATGATGCGCGACGCCGATTTTGGCGTGGTGCGCATGCGTGCCTTCGGCACCTACGATTTCAAGATCGTGAACCCGGTGCTGTTTCTGAAGGAGATCGCAGGAACCGATCATCACTTCCGCATGGACGAATTCAATGACGTGATGCGCTCGCGCATCGTCAGTGTTTTCAGCGAGGCCCTGGCCACGGCCAAGGTGCCTGCGCTGGATGTGGCCACGCGTTACGGCGAGCTGGGCTCGGCGTTGCTGGAGCCGCTCAACCTGGTGATGCGCGAGAAGTACGGGCTGGAGCTCACGGCATTTGTGCTCGAAAACGTGTCGGTGCCGCCCGAGCTGGAGCAGGCCATCGACAAGCGCGGGGCCATGACGGCGATCGGCAACCTGAACGACTATGTGAAATACAACATGGGCAATGCGCTGGCCGAAGGCAAGGCTGGAGCTGCCGGTATAGGCGCCGAAATGGCGGCCGGTCTGTCCATGGGCCAGGCCATGCTGCAAGGCGGCGCCGGAGCTCAACCACAGGCCCAGCCAGGCTTTGTGCCTGGTGCAGCGCCTGCCGCAGCGGCTGCGCCGTTGACGGTGCTGACCCCCGAGCAGGTGGCCAAGACCTTGGGCGTGACCCCGGCCGACGTGATGCAGGAACTGGAAGCCGGCACGCTCAAGGGCCGCAAGATTGGCAGTCAGTGGCGCATCCCGCAGGCCGCGCTCGACGAATTTTTGAACGGTTGA
- a CDS encoding ChaN family lipoprotein produces the protein MNCRNAVTRRSTCLAMGLAITTLLSGCVVGLGAGLQFSAPAPTAEQNALDGLRPNDVWLLGEQHDVPSHQARQREVLESLVTRGELAALVIEMAERGVSTKGLPHSASEARVQQALRWSDSEATGWDWAVYGPLVMQAVRSRVPVFGGNLPRAGLRAAMQDTALDQRLAPPAWLMQQTQIREGHCQLLPEEQVVPMTRVQLARDLAMAQTIEAALAPGKTVLLVAGNQHVRRDLGVPQHLRAGLRSTVVLMASGGGDAAAARDAADRVWRTAPVPEKDHCAAFKARMKP, from the coding sequence ATGAACTGTCGAAACGCTGTCACCAGGCGATCCACCTGCCTTGCCATGGGGCTGGCAATCACCACCTTGCTGAGTGGCTGTGTGGTTGGCCTCGGCGCAGGCTTGCAGTTCAGCGCACCAGCGCCCACGGCCGAACAGAACGCCCTGGACGGGCTTCGGCCCAACGACGTCTGGCTGCTTGGCGAACAGCACGATGTGCCGAGCCATCAGGCGCGTCAACGGGAGGTCCTGGAAAGTTTGGTGACCCGTGGTGAACTGGCTGCTCTGGTGATCGAGATGGCAGAGCGCGGCGTTTCCACCAAGGGCTTGCCACACAGCGCCAGCGAGGCCCGGGTGCAACAAGCTTTGCGCTGGTCGGACAGCGAAGCCACTGGCTGGGACTGGGCCGTATATGGCCCTCTGGTGATGCAGGCGGTGCGATCCCGGGTGCCCGTGTTCGGAGGCAACCTGCCCCGGGCCGGGTTGCGTGCCGCCATGCAGGACACCGCCCTGGACCAACGCCTCGCTCCGCCCGCCTGGCTGATGCAGCAAACGCAGATTCGTGAAGGCCACTGCCAGCTGTTGCCCGAGGAGCAGGTGGTTCCGATGACCCGCGTGCAACTCGCCCGAGACCTCGCCATGGCCCAAACCATTGAGGCGGCTCTGGCACCAGGCAAAACGGTGTTGCTTGTGGCCGGCAACCAGCACGTGCGGCGAGATCTGGGTGTGCCGCAGCATTTGCGCGCCGGCTTGCGCAGCACCGTGGTGTTGATGGCGTCTGGCGGCGGGGATGCCGCCGCAGCGCGCGATGCCGCCGACCGGGTATGGCGAACCGCGCCGGTGCCGGAGAAAGACCATTGCGCGGCCTTCAAGGCCCGGATGAAACCCTGA
- a CDS encoding AbrB family transcriptional regulator produces MLTLVLAWLAARACVALNTPIPWMIGPLVSVSLLSMLGVPTESWTPFRNAGQWVIGAALGLYFTPEVGSLIAGLWWAVVLGVLWALTLGIAFGAWLRRVHAGHLTALSPEQLRTTTYFSGAIGGASEMTLIAERQGARTDLVAAAHSLRVLLVTLTIPFAMQFWGVAHLDLSTPGVRDVHVTGLLLLGAMTLLGALAMQRLGRANPWFMGALLVTMLITLSGTQLSAIPGWLSASAQLLIGISLGVRFTPVFVHTAPRWLASVAFASVVMMGLCAAFAWGMSMLTGLHPATLILGTSPGGIAEMSITAKVLQLGVPVVTAFQVCRLVAVLILAEPVYHWWRKRQQA; encoded by the coding sequence GTGCTGACTCTGGTCTTGGCCTGGTTGGCCGCGCGCGCCTGCGTGGCGCTGAATACGCCGATCCCCTGGATGATCGGCCCGCTGGTGAGTGTGTCGCTCTTGTCCATGCTCGGGGTGCCGACGGAGAGCTGGACGCCGTTTCGCAACGCCGGGCAGTGGGTCATCGGGGCGGCGCTGGGCCTGTATTTCACGCCTGAAGTTGGCAGCCTGATCGCGGGCCTCTGGTGGGCGGTTGTGCTGGGCGTGTTGTGGGCGCTGACCCTGGGCATCGCCTTTGGGGCCTGGTTGCGCCGCGTGCACGCCGGGCACCTCACGGCCTTGTCGCCCGAGCAGTTGCGCACCACCACCTATTTCTCTGGCGCCATCGGTGGAGCCTCTGAAATGACGCTGATTGCCGAGCGCCAGGGCGCTCGTACCGATCTGGTGGCCGCAGCGCACAGCCTGCGCGTGTTGCTGGTCACGCTGACCATTCCGTTTGCCATGCAGTTCTGGGGCGTGGCCCATCTGGATTTGTCCACGCCGGGTGTGCGCGATGTGCATGTCACGGGCTTGCTGCTGCTGGGGGCGATGACGTTGCTGGGCGCCTTGGCCATGCAACGCCTGGGGCGGGCCAACCCCTGGTTCATGGGCGCCTTGCTGGTCACCATGCTGATCACGCTCTCGGGCACCCAGCTCAGCGCCATACCCGGCTGGTTGAGTGCCTCAGCCCAGTTGCTCATCGGTATCAGCCTGGGCGTGCGATTCACCCCGGTTTTTGTGCACACCGCGCCGCGCTGGCTGGCTTCGGTGGCCTTTGCCAGCGTGGTGATGATGGGACTCTGCGCCGCGTTCGCCTGGGGCATGTCGATGCTGACCGGCCTGCATCCTGCCACGCTCATTCTTGGCACCTCGCCCGGCGGCATTGCTGAAATGTCGATCACCGCCAAGGTTTTGCAACTTGGCGTGCCCGTTGTCACCGCGTTTCAGGTCTGCCGTCTGGTTGCCG